The Paenibacillus sophorae genome has a segment encoding these proteins:
- a CDS encoding CGNR zinc finger domain-containing protein, translating into MAVQEKFQFLSNSLSLNLVNTEENRRGKRHDLLETGQQVYNWLEHMFSEQVIHAEQFSQNNHVNFPQESLSALKELRGLLRKGFEDIVDRQLVDEHWIHSLERYIHNAPFTFVIKENKLLPIPCGPYENALFSLIAYDALELLANGKLAILHRCSNPKCLWMFMDATGKRKWCSMKICGNRMKVARHQYRS; encoded by the coding sequence ATGGCCGTTCAAGAAAAATTCCAGTTTCTTTCAAACTCCCTATCTTTGAATTTGGTTAATACAGAAGAAAATCGAAGAGGAAAAAGGCATGATCTGCTTGAGACCGGCCAGCAAGTTTACAATTGGCTTGAACACATGTTTTCCGAGCAAGTCATTCATGCCGAACAATTTTCACAAAACAACCATGTCAATTTCCCGCAAGAATCCTTGTCCGCTCTTAAAGAACTTAGAGGTCTCTTGCGAAAGGGCTTTGAGGATATCGTAGATAGACAACTAGTAGACGAGCATTGGATTCATTCGTTGGAGAGATATATCCATAATGCTCCTTTCACCTTTGTGATCAAGGAAAATAAGCTTTTACCCATTCCCTGTGGACCTTATGAAAATGCCCTTTTCTCCCTTATTGCTTATGACGCACTGGAATTGCTGGCAAATGGTAAGCTTGCCATTCTTCATCGGTGCTCCAATCCAAAATGTTTGTGGATGTTTATGGATGCTACAGGGAAACGTAAGTGGTGCTCTATGAAAATATGCGGAAACCGGATGAAAGTAGCACGCCACCAGTATCGCTCTTAA
- a CDS encoding ArsR/SmtB family transcription factor, whose amino-acid sequence MSFEMDDLDEVSQTLKLLGDKTRLTIMKLLEKQECCVCELVEIFKTSQPSVSQHLRKLKDAGLVKENRKGQWIFYSMNPNSPQHELIQQLIAFVPSQDHELEELNKKGLRISCN is encoded by the coding sequence ATGAGCTTTGAAATGGATGATTTAGACGAAGTATCACAGACGTTGAAGCTTTTGGGAGACAAGACAAGGCTGACAATCATGAAGCTTCTGGAGAAGCAGGAATGCTGTGTATGCGAGCTCGTTGAAATTTTCAAAACGAGTCAGCCGTCGGTCAGCCAGCATTTACGAAAGCTTAAGGATGCCGGTCTTGTTAAGGAAAATCGGAAAGGCCAATGGATTTTTTATTCAATGAATCCAAACAGTCCTCAACATGAGTTAATTCAACAATTGATCGCCTTCGTTCCTTCACAAGATCATGAGCTGGAAGAACTGAATAAGAAGGGCCTGAGAATTTCATGTAATTAA
- a CDS encoding SDR family NAD(P)-dependent oxidoreductase: MNFTGKTILVSGSASGIGRSCAELLLENGASVVGLDINQSTITNERYRHYPIDIRDEHKVTDAIDEIEALYGKIDGLANCAGVYASSVPFYELNMEDWNKVISTNLTGLFILTKHAAKKMIKNNRGTIVNISCIRSKIFRPDMADYAASKGGVVALTSAMALDLQDYNIRVNSVAPGFTYTGMTADAFDNPEVKAYSETLIPARKIASSADIAKVILFLLSDMADYINGETIFVDGGFKISK; this comes from the coding sequence ATGAATTTTACAGGTAAAACGATTCTAGTCTCTGGCTCCGCTTCAGGAATAGGAAGGAGTTGTGCAGAATTATTACTTGAAAATGGGGCTTCTGTTGTGGGGTTAGATATTAACCAGAGCACCATAACGAATGAACGTTATAGACACTATCCTATCGACATTAGAGATGAACACAAAGTAACCGACGCGATTGATGAAATTGAAGCGTTGTATGGAAAGATTGACGGACTGGCCAACTGTGCAGGCGTATATGCAAGTTCAGTACCCTTCTATGAACTAAACATGGAGGATTGGAATAAAGTTATCTCTACAAATCTAACCGGACTATTTATCCTTACAAAACATGCTGCCAAAAAAATGATAAAAAACAATAGGGGTACCATTGTAAACATTAGTTGTATAAGGTCAAAAATATTTAGACCAGATATGGCAGACTATGCCGCCTCCAAGGGAGGGGTGGTCGCATTGACATCGGCAATGGCATTGGATTTACAGGACTACAACATAAGAGTGAACTCGGTTGCACCCGGATTTACATACACGGGAATGACAGCAGATGCCTTTGACAATCCGGAAGTAAAGGCCTATTCGGAAACGCTCATACCCGCCCGCAAAATCGCATCATCGGCGGATATTGCAAAGGTCATTTTATTTTTGTTATCAGATATGGCCGATTATATAAACGGCGAAACCATATTTGTTGACGGAGGCTTTAAAATATCCAAATGA
- a CDS encoding arsinothricin resistance N-acetyltransferase ArsN1 family A, which translates to MSTLTVRQAVSDDIGSILRIYNQGIEDRIATLETDAKDLNYMESWFQDHQGRYTVLVAEMDGQVLGWASLNPYSHRCAYNGVADLSIYIGRKSRGQGVGSTLLQALEHEAKEKDFYKIVLFTFPFNQQGQGLYRKMGYREVGVFEKQGIIDSEHIDVMIMEKLLK; encoded by the coding sequence ATATCCACACTCACGGTTCGGCAAGCCGTTTCAGATGATATTGGCAGTATCCTTCGTATTTACAACCAGGGCATTGAGGACCGTATAGCCACACTCGAAACGGATGCAAAAGACTTGAATTACATGGAATCCTGGTTCCAAGACCATCAAGGAAGATACACTGTATTAGTCGCTGAAATGGATGGTCAGGTACTTGGTTGGGCTTCCCTCAATCCGTATTCTCATCGCTGTGCTTACAACGGTGTAGCAGACCTCTCCATTTACATTGGCCGTAAATCACGAGGACAGGGGGTTGGTAGCACTCTTCTTCAGGCATTAGAGCATGAAGCCAAAGAAAAAGATTTCTACAAGATCGTATTGTTTACATTTCCTTTTAATCAACAAGGCCAAGGGCTATATCGGAAAATGGGATATCGTGAAGTGGGTGTTTTTGAAAAGCAAGGAATTATTGACAGTGAGCATATCGATGTCATGATCATGGAGAAGTTACTCAAATAA
- a CDS encoding arsenite methyltransferase, which produces MTKLTNDQIRQNVRSRYQQFAVRKIESSSSCCSAENSISSASCCDTPTDFNVISNKLGYSMEELAAVPEGANLGLGCGNPQAIAELQAGETVLDLGSGGGFDCFLASRQVGETGQVIGVDMTPEMVSRARENAVKGHFTNTEFRLGEIEHLPVADDTVNVIISNCVINLSPDKQQVFHEAFRVLKPGGRLAISDIVTTAELPAEIKADLDQLYSGCISGASSISTLESMLKQSGFTDISIEPKDESKAFIKDWVPGANIENYIVSAVIKATK; this is translated from the coding sequence ATGACAAAGCTCACGAATGACCAAATTCGCCAAAATGTTAGAAGCCGGTATCAACAGTTTGCTGTACGAAAAATCGAATCGAGTTCTTCATGCTGTTCCGCAGAAAACTCCATAAGCTCAGCGAGTTGCTGTGATACCCCTACGGACTTTAATGTGATCTCCAATAAACTTGGCTATTCCATGGAGGAGTTAGCTGCCGTACCTGAAGGTGCTAATCTTGGTCTGGGATGCGGGAACCCGCAAGCCATAGCCGAGCTCCAGGCAGGCGAAACGGTTCTCGATCTGGGCAGCGGCGGGGGATTTGACTGCTTCTTGGCCTCCCGCCAGGTCGGCGAAACCGGTCAGGTCATCGGTGTGGATATGACACCCGAAATGGTCAGCCGTGCTCGAGAGAACGCCGTTAAGGGCCATTTTACGAATACCGAATTCCGTTTGGGTGAAATTGAACATTTGCCCGTGGCTGACGATACGGTAAATGTGATTATTTCCAACTGCGTGATTAACCTGTCCCCTGACAAGCAGCAGGTGTTCCATGAAGCATTTCGTGTTCTTAAACCAGGGGGCCGCCTCGCTATTTCAGACATTGTGACGACTGCTGAGCTTCCTGCGGAAATCAAGGCTGATCTTGATCAATTATACTCTGGTTGTATTTCCGGCGCCTCATCGATAAGCACGCTGGAGTCCATGCTTAAGCAAAGCGGATTTACCGATATTTCCATCGAACCAAAAGATGAATCGAAAGCTTTTATTAAAGATTGGGTTCCCGGCGCTAACATTGAAAATTACATTGTGTCCGCCGTGATTAAGGCAACCAAATAA
- a CDS encoding MarR family winged helix-turn-helix transcriptional regulator: MENARELFQIMTRRFGLLNKYCCSVGGCDISLAQSHLLYEIDRRHKPSMQQVAEALGTEITTFSRQVQSLINMNLVMKTPDPNDRRVYTLSLTTEGKMIAGIIDQKMNDYLDEVFSYMTEFEKETVLRSVKLFNEAMGKSSRCCAPVTG; encoded by the coding sequence ATGGAAAATGCACGAGAATTATTTCAAATCATGACCCGGCGCTTTGGTCTACTCAATAAATATTGCTGTTCGGTTGGCGGCTGCGATATCTCTTTAGCCCAAAGTCACTTACTTTATGAAATTGATCGCCGGCATAAGCCCTCCATGCAACAAGTTGCAGAAGCACTAGGCACAGAAATAACGACCTTTAGTCGGCAAGTACAATCTCTCATAAATATGAACTTGGTTATGAAAACGCCCGATCCTAACGATCGGCGGGTGTATACCCTCTCCCTAACCACGGAAGGCAAAATGATCGCCGGCATAATTGATCAAAAAATGAATGATTATCTGGACGAAGTTTTCTCGTACATGACGGAGTTTGAGAAAGAAACCGTGTTGCGCTCGGTTAAGCTTTTTAATGAGGCTATGGGGAAATCAAGCAGATGCTGCGCACCCGTAACCGGGTGA